From Plodia interpunctella isolate USDA-ARS_2022_Savannah chromosome 18, ilPloInte3.2, whole genome shotgun sequence, a single genomic window includes:
- the LOC128677398 gene encoding hemocyte protein-glutamine gamma-glutamyltransferase-like yields MDPVAVDIVHFYPKENSQTHNTVKFEVVNDENPTTTILRRGQPFNGVVRFTRPFDEENDVVQLVFTLGDKPQFETMGSVRLRRDVVSDKHSWSAKLLDVQEDTVSFEVSTPVSLPVGNWALRVVTKVKGSQERRIYDFDQDLYILFNPWNPDDQTYMEDCQLLQEYVLNDVGKVWVGPIKTTRGKPWAYGQFDAVVLPACMLMLDRAEIPFHHRGDPIKMTRTISRIVNSNDDGGVLVGRWDGNYEDGTAPSEWTGSVDILQQYLETQQEVQYGQCWVFAGVVTAVCRALGIPSRVVSNLVSAHDANSSLTVDKYYTEDMEEMNFDPNNPAGADSIWNYHVWNDVWMARPDLPAGYGGWQAIDATPQETSQGMYQCGPASLEAIKQGVLGLGYDVEFMLASVNADLMRWREDPEAESGFSMVDTNNYHIGRMILTKKPYVFDPIGDEDREQITDQYKFREGTTSERLALMNGVRFSERAKRYYAVVSNLKSDVTFKLRELETVPIGEQFRVTVDIENNADEARNIKASLSASSVFYNGNRAGVVKKVEGKILVGPGQIEQISILVKSDDYLPKLVEYCNMKLSAMAIVEETKQSWADDDDFQILKPNINIKFNEDLIIGQPATTVLSFVNPLEIPLTGCEFRMTSSGIVGRTLRCPAPEVEPKALLSVQLPVQPNKLGSISFVATFKSAELKDITGAATADVFEG; encoded by the exons ATGGACCCAGTAGCAGTAGACATAGTACACTTCTATCCAAAGGAAAATTCACAGACACACAACACTGTcaa ATTCGAGGTTGTGAACGATGAGAACCCTACAACCACCATTCTGCGTCGAGGACAACCCTTCAACGGAGTGGTCCGTTTCACCAGGCCTTTTGATGAGGAGAATGATGTTGTGCAGCTGGTGTTCACATTAG GAGACAAGCCCCAGTTCGAGACAATGGGTTCAGTGCGCCTGCGCCGCGACGTGGTGTCCGACAAGCACTCCTGGAGCGCAAAACTGCTCGACGTCCAGGAAGATACTGTTTCCTTCGAG GTATCGACCCCTGTGTCCCTCCCTGTAGGTAACTGGGCCCTCCGAGTGGTGACCAAAGTGAAGGGCAGTCAAGAGAGGAGGATCTACGATTTTGATCAGGACCTGTACATCTTGTTCAACCCATGGAACCCAG ATGACCAGACCTATATGGAAGACTGCCAATTACTTCAGGAATACGTGCTCAATGATGTGGGCAAAGTCTGGGTGGGGCCGATAAAAACAACCCGCGGCAAGCCCTGGGCCTACGGACAGTTCGATGCTGTTGTATTGCCGGCTTGCATGCTTATGCTGGACCGAGCTGAAATTCCATTCCACCA TCGAGGAGATCCAATCAAAATGACACGTACTATCTCCCGGATAGTCAATTCCAATGACGACGGCGGCGTGCTAGTCGGGCGCTGGGATGGAAACTATGAAGATGGGACAGCTCCCTCTGAGTGGACAGGGTCTGTGGATATACTGCAGCAGTACCTGGAGACGCAGCAGGAGGTCCAATATGGACAGTGTTGGGTGTTCGCTGGAGTTGTAACTGCTG TTTGTCGCGCCCTCGGCATCCCATCTCGCGTGGTCTCCAATCTGGTATCAGCCCACGACGCCAACAGTTCCCTAACCGTGGACAAATACTACACAGAAGACATGGAAGAAATGAATTTTGATCCTAATAACCCAGCCGGTGCTGATTCTATCTGGAACTACCACGTGTGGAATGATGTGTGGATGGCGAGGCCGGATCTACCTGCAG GATATGGTGGCTGGCAAGCCATTGACGCTACTCCTCAAGAAACTTCCCAAGGAATGTATCAATGCGGGCCCGCGTCTCTGGAGGCGATAAAACAAGGAGTCCTTGGCTTGGGTTACGATGTGGAGTTCATGCTGGCTTCAGTCAACGCTGATCTGATGCGGTGGAGGGAAGACCCTGAGGCGGAGAGCGGCTTCTCCATGGTTGACACCAATAATTATCA taTCGGCCGCATGATCCTGACAAAGAAGCCGTATGTCTTCGACCCAATCGGAGACGAGGACAGGGAACAGATCACTGACCAGTACAAGTTCAGAGAGGGCACCACCTCCGAAAGGCTGGCTCTCATGAACGGCGTCAGATTCTCCGAGAGAGCTAAAAG GTACTACGCCGTCGTGAGCAACCTGAAGAGTGACGTCACGTTCAAGCTGCGTGAGCTGGAGACTGTCCCCATCGGCGAGCAGTTCCGAGTCACTGTCGACATCGAGAACAATGCTGATGAG GCCCGAAACATCAAAGCATCGCTGTCAGCGTCCAGCGTGTTCTATAACGGAAACAGAGCTGGTGTCGTGAAAAAAGTCGAGGGGAAAATTTTAGTGGGACCAGGCCAaa tTGAACAGATAAGCATACTGGTGAAATCCGATGACTACTTGCCGAAGCTGGTGGAGTACTGCAACATGAAGCTGTCGGCGATGGCCATAGTTGAGGAGACCAAGCAGTCCtgggctgatgatgatgacttcCAAATCCTTAAGCCGAATATTAACATAAAG TTCAACGAAGACCTAATCATCGGACAGCCAGCCACCACCGTCCTCTCCTTCGTTAACCCTCTAGAGATTCCTCTCACAGGCTGCGAGTTCCGAATGACGTCATCAGGCATCGTGGGCCGTACGCTGCGTTGCCCCGCACCTGAGGTGGAGCCGAAGGCGCTCCTGTCTGTCCAACTGCCCGTACAGCCTAAT aaactTGGCAGCATCAGCTTTGTAGCGACATTTAAATCTGCTGAACTGAAAGATATCACTGGTGCAGCTACCGCAGACGTCTTTGAAGGCTga